One stretch of Prunus persica cultivar Lovell chromosome G1, Prunus_persica_NCBIv2, whole genome shotgun sequence DNA includes these proteins:
- the LOC18791326 gene encoding pentatricopeptide repeat-containing protein At1g80550, mitochondrial, translating to MLSSITSQRLRPFLLLHLRHAQILLYSSLPHSVSTKPISIHNPTNPEPQSSSTIYDHTTVRETLSSYCNDWKKALDFFNWLETECHFLHTTVTYNRMLDILGKFFEFELCWNLIQKMKQNPVSVPDHTTFRILFKRYVSAHLVKEAIDTYNRLEEFGLKDETSYCNLIDALCEYKHVIEAQELCFWKNKDLGFDKSTKLYNLLLRGWLKMGWWGKCRDFWEEMDRRGVRKDLHSYSIYMDILCKSGKPWKAVKLYKEMKNKGIKLDVVAYNTVIRAIGLSDGVDFSMRLLREMKELGCQPNVGTYNTIIKLLCENGRCKEAFSLLHQMPRMGLLPDVITYHCIFKHLEKPNEILRLFDRMTESGVQPKMDTFVMLMRKFGRWGFLRPMFLVWNRMEKLGCSPDESAYNALIDALVEKGMLDMARQYDEEMLAKGLSAKPREELGTKLVSSESDDG from the coding sequence ATGCTTTCTTCAATTACCTCTCAACGGCTGAgaccctttcttcttcttcatctccgTCACGCTCAAATCCTCCTATATTCCTCTCTTCCTCACTCTGTTTCCACCAAACCCATTTCGATTCACAATCCTACTAACCCAGAACCGCAATCAAGTTCAACAATTTATGACCACACCACGGTGCGTGAAACGCTTTCTTCTTACTGCAATGACTGGAAGAAAGCCTTGGACTTCTTTAACTGGCTGGAAACTGAATGTCACTTCCTACACACCACTGTAACCTACAATCGCATGCTTGACATTCTTGGTAAGTTCTTTGAGTTTGAGCTCTGTTGGAACttaattcaaaaaatgaaGCAGAACCCAGTTTCTGTTCCTGATCATACTACATTTCGTATACTGTTTAAGAGGTATGTATCGGCACACCTTGTAAAGGAAGCTATAGATACTTATAATAGATTGGAAGAGTTTGGTTTGAAGGATGAGACCTCCTATTGTAATCTTATTGATGCTCTTTGTGAGTATAAGCATGTGATTGAAGCCCAAGAATTGTGTTTTTGGAAGAACAAAGATTTGGGCTTTGATAAGAGTACTAAGCTCTATAATTTACTTCTTCGTGGGTGGTTGAAAATGGGGTGGTGGGGTAAGTGTAGGGACTTTTGGGAAGAGATGGATAGGAGAGGTGTTCGTAAAGATTTGCATTCGTATTCAATATATATGGATATATTATGCAAGAGTGGAAAGCCGTGGAAGGCTGTGAAGTTGTACAAGGAGATGAAGAACAAAGGGATCAAACTGGATGTGGTGGCATATAATACAGTTATTCGTGCCATTGGTCTTTCTGATGGTGTTGATTTTTCAATGAGGTTGCTAAGGGAGATGAAGGAATTGGGTTGTCAACCAAATGTCGGGACGTATAATACAATTATAAAGCTTTTGTGCGAGAATGGGAGATGTAAGGAAGCATTTTCGTTGCTTCATCAAATGCCTAGGATGGGATTACTACCAGATGTGATAACATATCATTGCATTTTTAAGCATCTAGAGAAGCCAAATGAGATTCTTAGACTGTTTGATAGGATGACTGAAAGTGGGGTTCAACCAAAGATGGACACTTTTGTGATGCTTATGAGGAAGTTTGGAAGATGGGGATTCCTCAGACCAATGTTTCTTGTGTGGAATAGGATGGAAAAACTTGGGTGTAGTCCTGATGAGTCTGCTTACAATGCTTTAATCGATGCTCTGGTGGAAAAAGGTATGTTAGACATGGCTAGGCAGTATGATGAAGAGATGCTAGCAAAGGGGCTTTCAGCTAAGCCAAGGGAGGAGTTGGGGACGAAACTAGTGAGCAGTGAATCTGATGATGGGTAA
- the LOC18792704 gene encoding protein PROTON GRADIENT REGULATION 5, chloroplastic encodes MATSISATGFKGNLCSSFHGTWATSIVGEDYAMLVKSVPSHVRVGKPIRAQPMMKNVNEGKGIFAPAVVVARNIIGKKRFNQIRGKAIALHSQVITEFCKSIGADAKQRQGLIRLAKKNGERLGFLA; translated from the exons atggcAACTTCAATTTCTGCAACTGGGTTTAAAGGAAACTTGTGTTCCTCATTCCATGGAACTTGGGCAACTTCAATAGTGGGGGAAGATTATGCCATGCTGGTGAAATCAGTGCCAAGCCATGTGAGAGTTGGGAAGCCAATCAGAGCACAACCCATGATGAAGAACGTCAATGAAGGCAAAGGTATCTTTGCACctgctgttgttgttgcaCGTAACATCATTGGCAAGAAGAGGTTCAACCAAATTAGGGGCAAAGCTATTGCTTTGCACTCGCAG GTAATTACTGAGTTCTGCAAATCCATAGGAGCTGACGCGAAACAAAGGCAAGGACTGATTCGGCTGGCGAAGAAGAATGGAGAAAGGCTAGGGTTCCTGGCATGA